A single uncultured Methanolobus sp. DNA region contains:
- a CDS encoding carboxymuconolactone decarboxylase family protein has translation MDEHPLKIIQDIDNDFFNMIEAGRENALSEGSIPMKYKFLIALALDADHGAENGVKVLALQAMEAGATKEEILEAVRIANFIGGIGGVYTAANALRDIL, from the coding sequence GAACACCCATTGAAGATAATACAGGATATTGACAATGATTTTTTCAATATGATCGAAGCAGGCCGCGAGAATGCACTATCAGAAGGAAGCATTCCAATGAAGTACAAATTCCTTATTGCACTTGCACTTGATGCTGACCATGGTGCCGAGAACGGAGTAAAAGTACTTGCATTGCAGGCAATGGAAGCAGGCGCAACCAAAGAAGAGATACTGGAAGCTGTCAGGATTGCAAACTTTATCGGAGGCATTGGAGGAGTTTACACTGCGGCTAATGCCCTGAGAGATATATTATAG
- a CDS encoding TspO/MBR family protein — protein sequence MDVTKINWKQLIVSILICQIPGILGGLITVSSIPAWYAYLEKPSLVPPNWSFSIVWTLLYLLMGISLYIIWQKGLSSPGVRTAISIFGVQLFFNLMWSYLFFGMRSPQMGLAGIILLWVLIGVNIIQFYRISRPAGLLLVPYIIWVSFAAYLNYAIMVLNP from the coding sequence ATGGATGTTACAAAGATCAACTGGAAACAATTGATAGTTTCCATATTAATCTGCCAGATTCCGGGAATTCTGGGCGGTTTAATCACAGTAAGTTCAATTCCAGCATGGTATGCATATCTGGAAAAACCGTCTCTTGTTCCTCCGAACTGGAGTTTTTCTATAGTATGGACTCTTCTTTATCTGCTAATGGGAATTTCACTTTATATTATCTGGCAGAAAGGTTTGTCTTCTCCGGGTGTAAGAACAGCAATATCAATATTCGGTGTTCAGTTGTTCTTCAACTTAATGTGGTCTTACCTGTTCTTCGGAATGCGTTCACCACAAATGGGACTTGCGGGAATAATATTACTCTGGGTTCTGATAGGTGTGAACATCATTCAGTTCTACCGGATCTCAAGACCTGCGGGCTTGTTGCTGGTGCCTTACATTATCTGGGTATCCTTTGCAGCATATCTGAACTATGCGATCATGGTTCTGAATCCATGA
- a CDS encoding YihY/virulence factor BrkB family protein, which produces MLSRFEDILRTTLDKWTKEDGITNSAALSFHALIGLPSLLLFTLFLGSIFLKQQLLEAAIITDVSLFADDILVGILNSFFTQLSVSNPSNLGIIFSLAIYLWSAGNIFFQLQKLINKMWGLSPSNRHWLHQFFHSRASALIAALAFGMIVSVSTLFELIFFVISDAIQATFQISVDTVQYASFGINVLTLIVLFMYLFRVLPDANLGIRYVFTGSLLTVLLLTLGKYVMGIYLSYSAITTIYGTIGSILVILLWIYMSAIIVTFMIVFTGVYADHDAHA; this is translated from the coding sequence ATGCTATCCCGGTTTGAAGACATATTAAGGACAACACTGGACAAATGGACAAAAGAGGATGGGATAACTAACAGTGCAGCCCTCTCTTTCCATGCACTTATAGGTCTGCCTTCACTGCTTCTTTTTACATTGTTCCTTGGAAGCATCTTCCTGAAGCAGCAATTACTGGAGGCAGCTATAATAACCGATGTGTCATTGTTTGCAGATGATATTTTGGTAGGCATATTGAATTCATTTTTCACCCAGTTATCTGTAAGTAATCCCAGTAACCTGGGCATAATCTTCAGTTTAGCAATATACTTGTGGAGTGCAGGTAATATCTTTTTTCAGTTACAGAAACTTATCAACAAGATGTGGGGTCTTTCTCCATCGAATAGGCACTGGCTCCACCAGTTCTTTCACTCACGGGCATCTGCTCTTATAGCAGCCCTGGCATTTGGAATGATAGTCTCTGTCAGCACTCTTTTTGAATTGATCTTCTTTGTGATCTCAGATGCGATACAGGCCACGTTCCAGATATCTGTGGATACTGTCCAGTACGCCAGTTTTGGGATCAATGTACTAACTCTGATAGTTCTCTTCATGTATCTTTTCCGGGTTCTTCCTGACGCAAATCTTGGTATCAGGTACGTGTTTACAGGTTCATTACTTACGGTACTGTTACTGACACTTGGAAAATATGTAATGGGAATATACCTGTCATACAGCGCTATTACAACGATTTACGGAACAATTGGTTCGATCCTTGTTATCCTGCTGTGGATATACATGTCAGCTATCATTGTAACTTTCATGATAGTATTCACCGGTGTTTATGCTGATCATGATGCTCATGCATAA